In the genome of Sebaldella sp. S0638, one region contains:
- a CDS encoding IS3 family transposase has protein sequence MNLVMSALEKIPARHLKGSIVHTDRGSQYTSKEMRKRLKKLGALESFSRKGNLWDNACIESFHATLKKELIYDMEVKTYEDTKEAIFEFIEGWYNNERIQKRLGYLSPTEYLRKSS, from the coding sequence ATGAATTTAGTAATGTCAGCTTTAGAAAAAATTCCAGCAAGACATTTAAAGGGAAGTATAGTACATACAGATAGGGGAAGTCAGTATACAAGCAAAGAAATGAGAAAAAGACTTAAGAAATTAGGAGCATTAGAATCATTTAGCAGAAAAGGGAATCTTTGGGATAATGCGTGTATAGAATCGTTTCATGCAACATTGAAAAAGGAATTAATTTATGATATGGAAGTAAAAACTTATGAAGATACAAAAGAAGCAATATTTGAATTCATAGAAGGCTGGTATAACAATGAGAGAATACAAAAAAGACTAGGGTATTTATCTCCAACTGAATATTTAAGAAAATCTTCATAA